The genomic stretch CCGTGCCTGATCTCCCGGACGCCTCCCGTGGCGGACGGTGGGGCCCGGAACTGAACCCCCCTCCCTGATCAGCCTGAACATGCCTCTCTGGATCCGACGCATCTTCGAAATCCTTGGCTTCGCGGCCCTCTATTTCGGCCTGGGAAGGCTCGGGCTTACGATCGGCGCCGTCTCGGGCTTTGCCACGCTCGTCTGGCCGCCCACCGGAATTTCGCTTGCGCTTCTTCTCCTCGTCGGGTACCGCCTCTCGCCCGGAATCCTCCTGGGGGCGTTTCTGGTAAACGCTTCGGTCGGCGCACCGCTCCTTGCCGCACTCTCCATTGGAACGGGAAACATGCTGGAAGCGGTTGCCGCCGTGTACCTCCTCCGGGCATTCGGATTCCGGAACTCGTTCGAGCGGCTTCAGGACGTCCTGGGGTTTGTGATCTTCGGCGTCCTGGTAAGCACGATCGTGAGCGCGACCGCCGGTGTGGCGACCCTGTCGGCGGCGGGCCTTGTCCCGGCTTCCAATGCGGCGTACACCTGGATTGCCTGGTGGGTGGGGGATGCGTTGGGCGCCCTCGTCCTCTGCCCCCTGATTCTCGCCTGGTTTCCGGCACGCGGCCCGGTGTTGCCCTTTCCCCGTTTCCTCGAAGCCATCTTCCTCGTTGTCATTCTGATCGGAGCAGCCGCGTTCAATTTCGGCGATTGGTTCGGTCCCGCGCTCGGACGCTACTTCCGGCCGTACTGCATCTTCCCCGTCCTGATCTGGGCTTCTCTCCGCTTTGAGCAGCGCGGCGCCACCAGCTCGACCTTCCTGCTCTCGATCATCGCGGTCTGGTTCACCGCGGCGGGTGCGGGACCGTTTACGAGCGTGAGCCTCAGCGACCGCTTGATTTCGTTGCAGATGTTCATGGGCGTCCTGACGCTCACGACGCTCACCCTCGCCGCCGCGAGCGCCGAGCGGAGAGTCGCACTCGACTCCGTGCGAACCGGCCGGGATGAGCTCGAGGAGCGCGTCCGCCTGCGGACGCTCGAGTTGACGGAGGCCAACAAGATGCTGAGCGAAGCCCAGGCGCAGGCGCACATCGGAAGCTGGTCGTGGGACGTCCTCTACGACAAGATTACATGGTCGGATGAGCTCTATGCAATATTTGGACTCGACCCCCGCGGGTTCGCCGGAACGTACGAGTCGTTCCTTCGGTCCGTTCATCCGGACGACCGGCACATGATCAAGCAGGGGATCGAAGAATCCCTTCGCACGGGGGAGCCGTTCGCTCACGATCACCGCATCATCCGTCCGGACGGGACGGTCCGCGTCGTGCATGGGGAGGGGGCGGTGTTCAAATCGCCCGCCGGGGAAGTGCTGCGCCTGGCCGGCACGGCGCAGGATATCACCGAGCGGACCCTCCTCGAGGGGAAATTCCGCGAGTTGCTGGAATCGGCGCCCGACGCGATGCTGATCGTGGACAGGGCGGGACGCATCAGCCTGGTGAACTCCCAGACCGAGCGGCTCTTCGGGTTTGCGCGCGAGCAGCTGCTCGGGCGCGACTTCGAACTTCTCCTGCCGGAGCGGTTTCGGGCGAAACATGCGGAGCACCGCCGGGCCTATGTCTCCGATCCGCACGTCCGTCCGATGGGAGTGGGGATGGAATTGTTCGGTCTCCGGAAGGACGGCTCCGAGATTCCGGTCGAAATCAGCCTGAGCCCGAGCCAATCGGATAACGGCGTCCTCGTGATCGCCGCGATCCGGGATATCACGGAGCGAAAAAAGACGGAACTCGAGATCAAGCTCCTGAACGAACAACTTGAGCAACGGGTCCGGGAACGGACCGCCGAGCTGGAGGTGGTCAACAAGGCTTTCGCGGAGGAGATCCATGAGCGTATCGAGGCGCAGCAGCTTCTCCAGGGGATCATCGACAATTCCCCCGCCGTCGTCTATGTCAAGGACACCGACGGCCGGTATCTCCTGGTCAACAGGCGTTTCGGGGAGCTGTTCCATGTCTCGGGCAAAGCCGTCGTCGGAAAGACAGACCAGGATCTTTTCCCGGCTCCCATGGCGAGGCAGTTCCGGGTGAACGACCTGGAGGTTCTCCGGAGCGGAGGGGCCCTTGAGAAGGAGGAGACTGCCCCCCACGACGACGGGCCGCACACGTACATATCGCTGAAGGTTCCGCTGTATAACGAATCGGGGAGTCCGTTCGCAATCTGCGGCATCTCCACGGACATCACCGACCGGAAACACGCCGAGGAGGAGACGAGCCGGAGCCGGGAGCGATACCGGGGGTTCTTCGAAAACTCCCCCATCTCTCTCTGGGAGGAGGACTTTTCGGAAGTCAAAGCGGAGATCGACCGGTTAAGACAGGAGGGGGTCTCGGACTTCAGATCCTATTTCAGTTCTCATCCGGAGTCGGTGGCGGATTGCGCCGCGAAAGTCAGGGTGGTGGAGGTGAACAAGGCGACGCTCCGCATGTATGAGGCCGGGAGCACGTCCGATTTTTTTGCCGGCCTCCGGAAAGTCCTGAGCCGCGATTCCTACGACGTCTTCCGCGAGGAACTCGTGGCGATCGCCGGCGGGCTGACGGAGTTCGAAAGCGAGGACATCAATACCACCTCGCTCGGCAAGCGGATCGACATCTATCTGAAATGGTCGGTCGGTCCCGGGAACGAGAGAACCTACTCCAGGGTGCTCGTCTCGATCATCGATATCACGGAGAGAAAACGGATAGAAAAGCAGATCCGGTTGCTCGCGCAGGCGCTGGAGAGTACGACGGAGATGATCTGTATAACGAACCTTGAGAACCGGATCATCTTCGCCAACAAGGCATTCCTGGGCGCGTACGGCTATTCGGAGAAGGAGATCCTCGGGGCCGATCCGGCGATTCTCCGTTCTCCGAGGAACCCCGCGGAAATCTCGGCCCAGATTTTCGAGCACACACGGTCGGAAGGGTGGACCGGTGAGCTTCTCAACCGGAAGAAGGACGGAAAGGAGTTTCCGGTCTACCTGAACACTTCGCGCATTCTGGACACCGACGGCACCCTTCTCGGCCTGATCGGCGTGGCTCGTGATATCAGCGACATCCGGAAGGCGGAGGATGTTCTCTGGGAGGCGGCGAGCAAGATCGAACGGCTGTTTGAGGCCTCCGCGGAACTGCCGCCGGTCCCCGTCAAGAACCACGACCCGTACAGCACCGATCCGGCAAAAAGGAAGCACGACCTTGCGCGGGATATCAGCGAGGTCATCGGCATGCTGCGGACCCGGGCGCAGCAGACCCTCAGCTTTTCCTCCCTCGCCTCGCACCAGTTGCGCACGCCGCTCACGATCCTGCGGAGCCAGCTGGAAAACGCCCTTCGACCGGACCTCTCCGCCGCATCGCTCCGGAAAACCCTGAGTTCAACATACGACGAAATCCTCCACCTGAGCCACGTCGTCGATGTCCTCCTCAGCCTGAGCAGAATGCAGGCGGGGACCGCCAGGCCTGCTGTTCAGGAAATCGATTTCTACCACCTGTTGAAGGAGTTCCACCGCGAATCCCTCCTCCTGGCCCGTGAAAAGAAAATCTCTGTCGTGTTCGAAAAAGGGCCCCGCGCTTCGATCCACGCGGACCCCGAGCAGATTCGCCAGGTCCTCCTCAATCTGCTCGATAACGCGATCAAATATACTCCCGTCAGGGGCCGGATCGGATTCATGTACACGGTCGGGGAGAGCGAACTTCTCTTTCAAATCGAGAATTCCGGCGATGGGATCGGCCCCGGAACCCTGCCGCATATCTTTGATCCGTTCAGGAGCGGGGAATCGGAGAAGAGCGCGGAGCAGGGGACGGGGCTCGGACTCGCTCTCGCGAAGTGGATTGTGGAAAGCCATCGGGGAACGATCGAGGCGCGAAGCATCCCCGGAGAGAAGACGACGTTCTCGATCCGGCTGCCGGTGGGGACGCCCTCGCGGGAGTGACGCGAAGCCGGCTAGGGCGCGTCTTCGCCGAACAGCCTGTTCATCACCGCCGTGATGGTCTGCCAGTCGAATCCCCTGCGGCCGAGGAACTGTGCCGCCCGGTTTCGTTGCCGGTCGGTCGGGCTTTGTTTCCGGGAAGAGCGGTACCGTTTGAGAAGTTTGGAAGCCGCCTCGAAGGCAACCGCCTCCTCCTCGTCCTGCGCCGCAGCGTCGAGTACCTCCCGTATCACCTGTTCGGGGACGCCCTTCCGCCGGAGCTCCAGCTGCAAGAGAATGCGGCCGAGCGCCCTTCGCATGCGCGCGTCGTGAACGAATGCCCGCGCGAAACGCCTGTCGTCAAGCATCCGGAGCTGGCGCAACTGTTCGATGACGGATTCGACGGTGGCGGGATGGAATTCATGTTCGAGGAGGTCGGTCCTGAGCTCGGCTTCGCTCCGGAGTCGCCCGCTGAGCAGCTTCAGCGCGCGGTTTCTGGCAAGACTTGATTCCTGCGAAGCCCGGATCCCGTCCAGCTCCTCCCCGGTGAGAGAATCACCCTTCCGGAGGCCGGACCGGAGCAACACCTCCTCGTTCAGGCCGAACGCGAATTCACCGTCGATAAACAGGTCCACCCGGCGGCGGTCCCGTTTCCGGCGCTCGATGTTCGTCACGATCATGAGCGGGCGATCGTCCCCCGGTGGTCAGACCTTTGCGGGCTTTTTCAGCGACGACTCCAGCTTCGGGGGGGGCGCTTCGGTTTTTACGTGCTTCGCCTGCCCGTCCTCTTCGATCAAGCCGAGCTTCCTCCGCATCACCTGGTCGATCTCTCTGGCAACCTTCTCGTTTTCCTGCAGATACCGCTTCACCGCGTCCCGCCCCTGGCCGATCCGTTCGGGTCCGTAAGCGAACCATGATCCGCTTTTGGTGATCACGTTCTGGTCGACCGCGATGTCAATGAGGTCTCCGAGCCTGGAGATCCCCTCGTTGTAGAGGATGTCGAATTGCGCCTCCCTGAACGGGGGGGCGACCTTGTTCTTCACCACTTTGACCTTCACCCGGTTGCCGACGACGTTCTGGCCGTCTTTGATCGCCTCGATGCGGCGGACGTCGAGGCGGAGCGAGGCATAAAACTTCAGGGCATTGCCGCCGGTCGTGGTTTCCGGATTTCCGAACATGATGCCGATCTTCTGGCGGAGCTGGTTCGTAAAGATCACGGTAGTTTTCGATTTGCTGATCGCCGCAGTGAGCTTCCGCAGGGCCTGCGACATCAGGCGAGCCTGGACGCCCATCGTGGGGTCGCCCATCTCTCCCTCGATTTCCGCGCGGGGAGTGAGCGCCGCGACCGAATCGACGACGACCACGTCGAGCGCTCCGCTGCGGACGAGGGTCTCCACGATTTCCAGCGCCTGCTCGCCGTATTCGGGCTGGGAGAGCATCAGGTTGTTCACGTCGACGCCGAGTTTCTTCGCGTAGCCGAGGTCCAGCGCGTGCTCGGTATCGATAAACGCCGCGATCCCGTGTTTCCTCTGCGCTTCGGCGATCACGTGGAGGCAGATCGTCGTTTTGCCGGACGCCTCGGGACCGAAAATCTCCACGACCCGGCCCCGCGGAATCCCGCCGATGCCGGTGGCGGCGTCGAGTGATATGGAACCGGTCGAAATGAATTCAATTTTTGCGATCGGCCCCTCGCCGAGCTTCATGATCGCGCCTTTGCCGTGCTGCTTCTCGATCTGTTCGATCGCGATCCGCAGCGCCTGCAGCCGGGACTCCCTGTTCGTTGTTTCTTCCACGATGAATACCTCCTTAGGGGTGAGTGGGTGATTGAGGCATCTGTTTGCGGCAGTCCTTACGGGGCGTGGTGCTTGAATCGTGTCAATAATTTCAGGACGATCGACTCGACCTGCTCGGTGTCGATCGGTTTTTCCACGTAATCGTCCGCGCCGATTTCCTTTGCGGTCCGCCGGGCGTCGTAGTCGTCGATCGAGGACATAAACACGTAGGGGACATCGCGGTAGCGGGGATCGCTCCGGATTTTTTCAAAAAGGTCGAATCCGTTCATCGTTGGCATTCGCACGTCGCTGAGGATGAGATCGGGTTTCTTTTTCCTGATTTTCCTCAACGCCGACTCGCCGCTGTCCGCGGTCACCACCTCGAACGGGGCGTTCTCAACCGCAGACTTGATCATGCTCAGCCACGGCGCCTCGTCGTCAATGAACAGAACGGTCTTGGTCTTGCCTCTGGATCGTTCGACCATACGTGTCAAGAGAATGCTGTTATGAGTGCAGGTGAAGTGACGTTAAGGCTGAGTACTCCCCTCCCTGAGGTCTCAACACGCTCTTCATAACCAGAATTTCGGAGATAGTTTCCTTCCGCGGTTCAAAGGTAAGCTTTTCCAGCTTGGGAGTCAAGTTGCGCAGGCCCCGCGGCCCGCGCACACGGCCAAGAGTGATGTGCGGGCGGAAGGGACGGTCCTCGATTGGAAACCCGAAGGAAGCCAGGGCCCTGTCGAGCGAGCTCTTGAGGCTTGCGAGCGATCCGTCGTCGTTCCGGCATCCGATCCAGATCACCTTCGGGTGGCGCCGGTCGGGGAAGGCGCCGATCCCCTCGTACGTGACCTCGAACGGACGGAATTCGCGGCAGGCAGAGCCCGTCGCCGCCAGGACGCCCGGGAGGATGGATTCATCGACCGCTCCCAGGAACTTGACAGTGGTGTGGGATTTTTCCGGCGATTCCCATCGGACGTCGGCATCCGCCTCCGCGAGCGCCTCCTGGAGGGCGATCATCGCATCCCGGACCGGGGAAGGCGTGTCGAAGGCGATGAACGTGCGGATCGATCCCATCCCGACTACCCGATACCGAGCAACCCTCTTCGGACACGGTCGAGCGCTTCCTGGGCCGCGCGTTCCTTGACGATGAGCCGCTCGGTGCCGAAGCGGAACTCGGCCGCGGACGTCGTGGCCGCGTCGGAATAGCCGATCCAGACGAGGCCGACCGGTTTTTCGGGGGAGCCTCCGTCCGGACCCGCGATCCCCGTGGTCGAAATCCCGATATCGGCGCCCGCGCGTGTCCGGACACCGCTTGCCATCGCTTCCGCCACTTCCCGGCTGACCGCGCCATGCTGTTCGATCAACCCGGGTGGGACGCCAAGGAGGTCGGTTTTTGAAACGTTGCTGTAAGCAACCACGACGCGGTCAAGATATCCGGACGCCCCCGGAACGTCGGTCAGCTTGTGGCCGATCAGGCCGCCCGTGCACGATTCGGCGACCGCGATTTTCAATCGACGCTCGCGGAGCATTTTTCCGACAACCTCTTCCAGGTCCTCCTCTCCGGTCCCGTAGACGTAGGAGCCGGCCTTCACGCGGATATGGGATTCTATCCTTCCGATCCTTTCTTCCGCGGCACGGCGGTCCGCGTCGACGACCGTGATCCGCATTCGAACACCCGAAGGGGAGGGAAGAAACGCGAGCCGGGCGCGGTCGAGGAAATCGCCGGTCGGGCCCAGCCGCGCCGCCAGCACCGTTTCTGAAATCCCGATCGTCTTGAGAGTCCGGTGGAGGATGAACGTTCCGCCCCCCTTCGATTTGAAATGGGGGACCACGAAATCGTCCATCATGAATTCCATTTCGTGGGGAACGCCGGGCAGAACGATGAAGAATTTGTTCTCCCGTTCAAAGAGCTCCCCCGGGGCTGTCCCGTGATTGTTCGGAATGACGACCGCGCCGCGCGGCACAAGGCTTTGCTCCTCGGAAGCCGCAGACCAGGCATAGTTGCGCTCCTTCAGAAAATTCTCGATCGACTTCCTGGCATCCGGATCGGAAACGAGATCGGTATGGAAGAAGCGGCAGACCGCTTTTTTCGTAACGTCGTCGTGCGTCGGCCCGAGCCCTCCGGTCACCACGACAACATCGAACGCGGGAAAGGCCTCCTCGAACGCCTTCACGATTTCCTCCTCCTCATCGGCCACGGTCAGCATCCGAACGACCTCTATCCCCGCGCCGTTGAGCTTTCGGGCGATGCTCGACGCGTTGGTGTTGACGACCTGCCCGATGAGCAGCTCGTCCCCGATTGTCAGGATGATGGACTTCATGAGAGCGCGGGAAGAAGGTAGAGCGCGAGCCTCGCCGCGACGTTCGCATAGAGGGCCGCGGCCACGTCGTCGAGCATGATTCCCCACCCGTGCTGGAGCGCCTCCAGGCGGCGGGCGGGCGGGGGCTTCACGATATCGAAGAGCCGGAAGAGGAGAAACGAGAGGCCCGCGATCCAGATCCCCTTGGGGAGAAAGAGGAGGGAGATCCACATGCCGACCACCTCGTCCACGACGACGACCGGCGGATCTTCCCCGAGTTCCTCCTCCATCCGGGCCGAAGCGAAGACGCCGATGAAGAACATCGCCACCGCGGCGGAGCACATCAGGACCGGTTGTTCGAACCCGGGGATCAGGTAGAAAGCGAGCCCGACGAGACTCCCCGCGGTTCCCGGCGCGACGGGAGAATACCCGGAGAAGAGCCCGGTGGCGATCATGCGGACGGGAAGGGAGGGCGGTGTCCTCTCAGGAACCTGCGGGACCGAAGTATCGGGCATAAAGTTCGCGCAGGAATTTTCGGTTGTCGAACAGGTAGACGATGCCCGTTCCGATGGCTGAGAACGCCACGACAAGCATCATGCCGAAGAGCACCTGCCTGTTCATGAGCGTTTCGATGAGCCCGTTGAAGTTCCGCCGGACGAATTCGACCTGGCTCGCGACATAGACAATGAGAATATAGTAAATGATGGCAAACTCCCCGAACGTCTTCGCCTGGGCGGTCTTCGAAGTGACGATCGGCTGATTCCGCCATTCTGCGTAGCTGCGCAGCGAGGTGATGATAA from Bacteroidota bacterium encodes the following:
- a CDS encoding PAS domain S-box protein, which translates into the protein MGPGTEPPSLISLNMPLWIRRIFEILGFAALYFGLGRLGLTIGAVSGFATLVWPPTGISLALLLLVGYRLSPGILLGAFLVNASVGAPLLAALSIGTGNMLEAVAAVYLLRAFGFRNSFERLQDVLGFVIFGVLVSTIVSATAGVATLSAAGLVPASNAAYTWIAWWVGDALGALVLCPLILAWFPARGPVLPFPRFLEAIFLVVILIGAAAFNFGDWFGPALGRYFRPYCIFPVLIWASLRFEQRGATSSTFLLSIIAVWFTAAGAGPFTSVSLSDRLISLQMFMGVLTLTTLTLAAASAERRVALDSVRTGRDELEERVRLRTLELTEANKMLSEAQAQAHIGSWSWDVLYDKITWSDELYAIFGLDPRGFAGTYESFLRSVHPDDRHMIKQGIEESLRTGEPFAHDHRIIRPDGTVRVVHGEGAVFKSPAGEVLRLAGTAQDITERTLLEGKFRELLESAPDAMLIVDRAGRISLVNSQTERLFGFAREQLLGRDFELLLPERFRAKHAEHRRAYVSDPHVRPMGVGMELFGLRKDGSEIPVEISLSPSQSDNGVLVIAAIRDITERKKTELEIKLLNEQLEQRVRERTAELEVVNKAFAEEIHERIEAQQLLQGIIDNSPAVVYVKDTDGRYLLVNRRFGELFHVSGKAVVGKTDQDLFPAPMARQFRVNDLEVLRSGGALEKEETAPHDDGPHTYISLKVPLYNESGSPFAICGISTDITDRKHAEEETSRSRERYRGFFENSPISLWEEDFSEVKAEIDRLRQEGVSDFRSYFSSHPESVADCAAKVRVVEVNKATLRMYEAGSTSDFFAGLRKVLSRDSYDVFREELVAIAGGLTEFESEDINTTSLGKRIDIYLKWSVGPGNERTYSRVLVSIIDITERKRIEKQIRLLAQALESTTEMICITNLENRIIFANKAFLGAYGYSEKEILGADPAILRSPRNPAEISAQIFEHTRSEGWTGELLNRKKDGKEFPVYLNTSRILDTDGTLLGLIGVARDISDIRKAEDVLWEAASKIERLFEASAELPPVPVKNHDPYSTDPAKRKHDLARDISEVIGMLRTRAQQTLSFSSLASHQLRTPLTILRSQLENALRPDLSAASLRKTLSSTYDEILHLSHVVDVLLSLSRMQAGTARPAVQEIDFYHLLKEFHRESLLLAREKKISVVFEKGPRASIHADPEQIRQVLLNLLDNAIKYTPVRGRIGFMYTVGESELLFQIENSGDGIGPGTLPHIFDPFRSGESEKSAEQGTGLGLALAKWIVESHRGTIEARSIPGEKTTFSIRLPVGTPSRE
- a CDS encoding RecX family transcriptional regulator, coding for MIVTNIERRKRDRRRVDLFIDGEFAFGLNEEVLLRSGLRKGDSLTGEELDGIRASQESSLARNRALKLLSGRLRSEAELRTDLLEHEFHPATVESVIEQLRQLRMLDDRRFARAFVHDARMRRALGRILLQLELRRKGVPEQVIREVLDAAAQDEEEAVAFEAASKLLKRYRSSRKQSPTDRQRNRAAQFLGRRGFDWQTITAVMNRLFGEDAP
- the recA gene encoding recombinase RecA, translating into MVEETTNRESRLQALRIAIEQIEKQHGKGAIMKLGEGPIAKIEFISTGSISLDAATGIGGIPRGRVVEIFGPEASGKTTICLHVIAEAQRKHGIAAFIDTEHALDLGYAKKLGVDVNNLMLSQPEYGEQALEIVETLVRSGALDVVVVDSVAALTPRAEIEGEMGDPTMGVQARLMSQALRKLTAAISKSKTTVIFTNQLRQKIGIMFGNPETTTGGNALKFYASLRLDVRRIEAIKDGQNVVGNRVKVKVVKNKVAPPFREAQFDILYNEGISRLGDLIDIAVDQNVITKSGSWFAYGPERIGQGRDAVKRYLQENEKVAREIDQVMRRKLGLIEEDGQAKHVKTEAPPPKLESSLKKPAKV
- a CDS encoding response regulator: MVERSRGKTKTVLFIDDEAPWLSMIKSAVENAPFEVVTADSGESALRKIRKKKPDLILSDVRMPTMNGFDLFEKIRSDPRYRDVPYVFMSSIDDYDARRTAKEIGADDYVEKPIDTEQVESIVLKLLTRFKHHAP
- the thpR gene encoding RNA 2',3'-cyclic phosphodiesterase; translation: MGSIRTFIAFDTPSPVRDAMIALQEALAEADADVRWESPEKSHTTVKFLGAVDESILPGVLAATGSACREFRPFEVTYEGIGAFPDRRHPKVIWIGCRNDDGSLASLKSSLDRALASFGFPIEDRPFRPHITLGRVRGPRGLRNLTPKLEKLTFEPRKETISEILVMKSVLRPQGGEYSALTSLHLHS
- a CDS encoding competence/damage-inducible protein A; this encodes MKSIILTIGDELLIGQVVNTNASSIARKLNGAGIEVVRMLTVADEEEEIVKAFEEAFPAFDVVVVTGGLGPTHDDVTKKAVCRFFHTDLVSDPDARKSIENFLKERNYAWSAASEEQSLVPRGAVVIPNNHGTAPGELFERENKFFIVLPGVPHEMEFMMDDFVVPHFKSKGGGTFILHRTLKTIGISETVLAARLGPTGDFLDRARLAFLPSPSGVRMRITVVDADRRAAEERIGRIESHIRVKAGSYVYGTGEEDLEEVVGKMLRERRLKIAVAESCTGGLIGHKLTDVPGASGYLDRVVVAYSNVSKTDLLGVPPGLIEQHGAVSREVAEAMASGVRTRAGADIGISTTGIAGPDGGSPEKPVGLVWIGYSDAATTSAAEFRFGTERLIVKERAAQEALDRVRRGLLGIG
- a CDS encoding phosphatidylglycerophosphatase A, with protein sequence MPDTSVPQVPERTPPSLPVRMIATGLFSGYSPVAPGTAGSLVGLAFYLIPGFEQPVLMCSAAVAMFFIGVFASARMEEELGEDPPVVVVDEVVGMWISLLFLPKGIWIAGLSFLLFRLFDIVKPPPARRLEALQHGWGIMLDDVAAALYANVAARLALYLLPALS
- a CDS encoding CDP-alcohol phosphatidyltransferase family protein, translated to MSIPNSLTILRIVLTPLFVVLLFSDSPFLKELALATYIIAALTDWYDGWVARRYGYVTRWGKFLDPLADKILAGAALFAFVWLKLVDAWMVWVIIARDLIITSLRSYAEWRNQPIVTSKTAQAKTFGEFAIIYYILIVYVASQVEFVRRNFNGLIETLMNRQVLFGMMLVVAFSAIGTGIVYLFDNRKFLRELYARYFGPAGS